The proteins below come from a single Streptococcus hyointestinalis genomic window:
- a CDS encoding HD domain-containing protein, which translates to MKSYKKDKEYMSLVGPLIDHPRFQKLDGIVQHHHSTRLEHSINVSYTSYKIAKRLGWDAKSTARGGLLHDFFYYDWRTTKFNKGHAWVHPRIAVRNARKVTTLNKREEDIILKHMWGATIAPPRYKEGYIVTMVDKYWAVREASRPLKKWFKKPIAYSRKLLGSHHH; encoded by the coding sequence ATGAAATCTTATAAAAAAGATAAAGAATACATGTCTCTTGTTGGACCGCTCATTGACCATCCTCGCTTTCAAAAGTTAGATGGTATTGTCCAACATCACCACTCTACTAGACTAGAACATTCGATAAATGTCAGCTACACCAGCTATAAAATTGCCAAGCGTCTCGGTTGGGACGCTAAAAGTACAGCACGTGGTGGGCTGCTACATGACTTTTTCTACTACGATTGGCGCACAACCAAGTTCAACAAAGGACACGCTTGGGTGCACCCACGCATTGCCGTGCGTAATGCGAGAAAAGTCACGACACTGAATAAACGTGAAGAAGATATTATCCTAAAACACATGTGGGGAGCGACTATTGCGCCGCCACGCTACAAGGAAGGCTACATCGTCACCATGGTTGACAAATACTGGGCGGTGCGTGAAGCGTCTCGTCCCTTGAAAAAATGGTTCAAAAAACCGATTGCTTACAGCAGAAAACTGCTAGGTAGTCATCATCACTAA
- a CDS encoding Bax inhibitor-1/YccA family protein has product MNDNVIYTQSDAGLNRFFAKIYGLVGMGIGLSAFVSYLMLYVFTDNLIASYSNPVIYYGACILELVLVFSASSAARKNTPAALPLFLVYSALNGFTLSFIIATYAQAVVLQAFLSAMGVFLVMALIGVVVKRDLSGIAKAAMALLIGVIIASVLNIFFANGTMSYIISLLSVAIFSGLIAYDNQLIKRVYQSTGGRTTDGWAISMALNLYLDFINLFLSLLRLFGDND; this is encoded by the coding sequence ATGAATGATAATGTGATTTATACACAGAGCGACGCTGGTCTCAATCGTTTCTTTGCCAAGATTTATGGACTGGTTGGCATGGGGATTGGTCTGTCTGCTTTTGTGTCGTACTTAATGCTTTATGTCTTTACAGATAATTTGATTGCCAGCTACTCTAATCCTGTGATTTACTACGGAGCTTGTATCCTGGAGTTGGTTTTAGTCTTTAGCGCAAGTAGCGCAGCTCGCAAGAACACGCCAGCGGCTCTGCCTTTGTTTTTAGTTTATTCGGCGCTCAATGGCTTTACGCTTAGCTTTATTATCGCAACTTATGCACAGGCTGTTGTTTTGCAGGCATTTTTATCAGCTATGGGCGTATTCTTAGTGATGGCGTTGATCGGTGTGGTTGTCAAGCGTGATTTGTCAGGCATTGCCAAGGCTGCTATGGCGCTTTTGATTGGTGTTATTATCGCAAGTGTGCTCAATATCTTCTTTGCTAATGGCACAATGAGCTACATCATCAGTCTCTTATCAGTTGCGATTTTTTCAGGTTTGATTGCTTATGACAATCAGCTCATCAAGCGTGTTTACCAATCAACGGGTGGTCGTACGACAGATGGATGGGCGATTTCGATGGCGCTAAACCTCTACCTTGACTTTATCAACCTGTTTCTAAGTTTACTACGCCTCTTTGGCGATAACGATTAA
- a CDS encoding TrmH family RNA methyltransferase, with the protein MTIITSKANNLIKKTKKLLQKKYRKTSYLIEGWHLYEEARANKAAILRIFVTEDFLERVGDEGQVVVVSYDVLKELTESQTPQGIVAEIALESKKWKASNGRFLILEDVQDPGNVGTMIRTADAAGFDAVIVSDKSADIYSQKTLRSMQGSHFHLPIYRMPMSRVLDDVTAHKIPLLASTLSKDSIDYRQLDKFSSFALVMGNEGQGISDEMEQRADYLVHIDMPGQAESLNVAVAAGILIFSLI; encoded by the coding sequence ATGACTATTATAACCTCAAAAGCAAATAATCTCATCAAAAAGACTAAAAAATTGCTCCAAAAAAAGTATCGTAAGACGTCCTACCTGATTGAGGGCTGGCATTTATACGAAGAAGCTAGGGCAAATAAAGCTGCTATTTTGCGTATCTTTGTGACGGAGGATTTTTTAGAGCGTGTGGGTGATGAAGGACAGGTCGTTGTCGTTTCCTATGATGTGCTAAAAGAACTGACAGAGTCGCAAACACCACAAGGTATCGTCGCTGAAATAGCGCTAGAGAGTAAAAAATGGAAGGCTAGCAATGGGCGTTTTTTGATTTTGGAGGATGTGCAAGACCCTGGAAATGTCGGTACCATGATTCGCACAGCGGACGCTGCTGGTTTTGATGCAGTTATCGTCTCTGACAAGTCAGCAGACATCTACAGCCAAAAGACACTGCGTTCCATGCAGGGTAGCCACTTTCATCTCCCTATCTACCGTATGCCCATGTCTCGTGTACTGGATGATGTAACAGCGCACAAGATTCCACTCTTAGCCAGTACCTTATCAAAAGATTCAATCGACTATCGTCAGCTTGACAAGTTTTCTTCCTTTGCCCTTGTCATGGGAAATGAAGGACAAGGTATCTCAGACGAGATGGAACAGCGTGCGGATTATCTGGTGCATATCGACATGCCTGGGCAGGCTGAGAGCCTCAATGTCGCTGTCGCTGCGGGGATTCTTATTTTCAGTCTTATTTAA
- a CDS encoding IS30 family transposase, with protein MKNKHLTLSDRNDIQIGIEQLKTFSAIAAKLGKDPSTISKEVRRNKVIKENSSTSNCEACPLLKKAPYVCNACPKKRSNCGYQKQFYYAKRAQLDYEAKLSESRTGVALNKEEFYKMDAIVSSAIQKGQHLNHIIASNELSASRASIYRYLEKGYLSTKPIDFPRVVKFRKRRTRNLQPIPKTAREGRSYEDFQGFLTKNDISYWLEMDTVTGRIGGKVLLTFNLSYCNFIFARLLDNKTANEVAKHLYAIKNDLHQKEMSFCELFPVILTDNGGEFARVDDIEMDVRGESKLFFCDPNRSDQKGRIEKNHTLIRDILPKGTSFDNLTQEDINLVCSHVNSVKRASFNGKSAYELFTFTYGEKVATLLGISKIDPENVIQSPRLLDK; from the coding sequence ATGAAAAACAAACACTTAACTCTCTCTGATCGCAATGATATTCAAATAGGAATTGAACAGCTAAAGACCTTTTCGGCTATAGCAGCTAAGTTAGGAAAAGACCCGTCCACAATCTCAAAAGAAGTTCGGAGAAATAAGGTGATAAAAGAGAACTCTAGTACTTCCAATTGTGAGGCCTGTCCTCTTCTCAAAAAGGCTCCCTACGTTTGTAATGCCTGTCCAAAAAAGAGAAGCAACTGCGGATACCAAAAACAGTTCTACTACGCCAAAAGAGCTCAGCTTGACTATGAAGCTAAGCTCTCGGAGTCGAGAACAGGCGTTGCCCTAAACAAGGAAGAATTCTATAAAATGGACGCTATTGTCTCTTCTGCCATCCAAAAGGGACAACACCTCAACCACATCATCGCCTCCAATGAACTGTCGGCATCCAGAGCTTCTATCTACAGATACCTTGAAAAGGGCTATCTGTCCACAAAGCCTATTGATTTCCCCCGTGTCGTGAAATTCAGAAAGCGGAGAACCAGAAATCTCCAACCCATTCCTAAAACTGCTAGAGAAGGACGGTCTTACGAGGACTTCCAAGGCTTTCTTACTAAGAATGATATCAGCTACTGGCTGGAAATGGACACCGTTACTGGAAGGATTGGAGGAAAGGTACTTCTCACTTTTAACCTCTCCTACTGCAACTTTATTTTCGCTCGGTTACTGGATAATAAAACAGCTAATGAGGTCGCTAAACACCTCTACGCTATCAAGAATGACCTACACCAGAAAGAGATGAGCTTCTGCGAACTATTCCCTGTCATTCTGACCGATAATGGCGGTGAATTCGCTAGAGTAGACGATATCGAAATGGATGTTCGTGGAGAATCTAAACTCTTCTTCTGCGACCCAAATCGTTCTGACCAGAAGGGGAGAATTGAGAAAAATCACACGCTTATCAGAGATATTCTCCCTAAAGGAACTAGCTTCGATAACTTGACACAGGAGGACATCAACCTAGTTTGTTCACATGTCAACAGCGTCAAACGAGCTTCTTTCAACGGAAAATCAGCCTATGAACTCTTTACCTTTACCTACGGTGAGAAAGTGGCAACACTTCTCGGTATCTCTAAAATTGACCCTGAAAACGTCATCCAATCACCTCGATTATTAGATAAATAA
- a CDS encoding acylphosphatase, whose amino-acid sequence MKKVRMLVSGRVQGVGFRYSTYALALEIGDIYGRVWNNDDGTVEILAQSDDNSKMAAFIKGVRQGPSQWAKVTYVDVKMDNFPDYHDFKIAN is encoded by the coding sequence ATGAAAAAAGTACGTATGCTTGTGTCTGGGCGTGTTCAGGGAGTTGGCTTTCGCTACTCCACCTATGCTCTCGCACTAGAAATTGGTGACATCTACGGTCGTGTCTGGAATAACGATGACGGTACCGTCGAGATTCTCGCTCAATCCGATGATAATAGCAAAATGGCAGCCTTTATCAAAGGTGTCAGACAAGGTCCCTCTCAGTGGGCAAAAGTCACTTATGTGGATGTGAAGATGGACAACTTCCCCGATTATCACGATTTTAAAATCGCCAATTAA
- a CDS encoding diaminopimelate decarboxylase: MKTPFVSKEQVDLITEQFSTPFHLYDEKGIRETARAVNAAFSWNEGFKEYFAVKATPNPTILKILKEEGCGVDCATDVELMMSHKVGFSASEISFTSNDTRPEEFVYAREIGATINLDAYEDIAFLEKTCGLPDKLSLRFNPGGVFALGTDIMDHPEESKFGMTKEQLFKGYKELAEKGVTSLGLHAFLASNTVTNDYYPTLASQLFELAVELKNELGISLDFINLSGGIGVDYTPENRQNDITTIGQGVHEQFDKILVPNGLGHISIYTELGRYMLAPHGHLITKVLHRKETYRTYIGLDACAVNLLRPAMYDAYHHITNLTNPNGKLETVDVVGSLCENNDKFAKNRELPEARIGDTLVIHDTGAHGFSMGYNYNGRLRSAEILLQEDGTARMIRRAETPEDYFNTLYGFDFDK; the protein is encoded by the coding sequence ATGAAGACACCATTTGTGAGTAAAGAGCAAGTAGACCTTATCACTGAGCAATTTTCAACACCCTTTCACCTCTATGACGAAAAAGGTATCAGAGAGACGGCTCGTGCGGTAAATGCAGCCTTTTCATGGAACGAGGGGTTCAAGGAGTATTTTGCGGTCAAGGCAACACCCAATCCAACGATTTTGAAGATTTTAAAAGAAGAGGGGTGTGGTGTTGACTGTGCGACAGATGTGGAGCTGATGATGAGCCATAAAGTGGGCTTTAGTGCTTCTGAGATTAGCTTTACCTCAAACGACACACGCCCAGAAGAGTTTGTCTACGCCCGTGAGATTGGAGCGACCATCAACCTTGATGCTTATGAGGACATTGCCTTTTTAGAAAAAACGTGCGGTCTGCCGGATAAATTGTCGCTTCGCTTCAATCCTGGAGGTGTCTTTGCGCTAGGCACAGACATCATGGATCATCCAGAAGAGTCCAAGTTTGGGATGACCAAGGAGCAGCTCTTTAAAGGCTACAAAGAATTAGCAGAAAAAGGTGTCACTTCCCTTGGTCTTCATGCCTTTTTGGCGTCAAATACAGTGACCAATGATTACTATCCAACACTTGCCTCTCAGCTCTTTGAGCTGGCTGTTGAGCTGAAGAATGAACTTGGTATCTCGCTTGACTTTATCAATCTGTCTGGTGGTATCGGTGTGGATTATACACCAGAAAATCGTCAAAATGATATCACTACAATTGGACAAGGTGTCCATGAGCAGTTTGATAAGATTTTGGTGCCAAATGGCCTAGGGCACATCAGCATTTACACAGAGCTTGGACGTTACATGCTAGCGCCACACGGTCATCTCATCACAAAGGTCTTGCACCGAAAAGAAACCTATCGCACCTACATCGGACTGGACGCTTGTGCAGTCAATCTCCTGCGCCCTGCTATGTACGATGCTTACCATCACATCACTAATCTCACTAACCCAAACGGTAAACTGGAAACAGTTGATGTGGTTGGCTCTCTATGTGAAAATAATGATAAATTTGCCAAAAATCGTGAATTGCCTGAGGCTAGAATTGGTGACACACTTGTTATTCACGATACAGGAGCGCACGGCTTTTCAATGGGCTACAACTACAATGGTCGTCTGCGCTCAGCTGAGATTCTCCTGCAAGAAGATGGTACAGCTCGTATGATTCGACGTGCTGAGACGCCAGAGGATTATTTCAACACTTTGTATGGCTTTGATTTTGACAAATAA
- the yidC gene encoding membrane protein insertase YidC: MKKNTKRLLFSGLALSMLVLLSGCVNVKNGQPTGTVWNVLGVPMANLITFFAKNQGLGFGVAIILVTIIVRLIILPLGLYQSYKASYQAEKMNYLKPIFEPINERIRNATTQEEKMAAQTELMQAQREAGVSMFGGMGCLPLLIQMPFFSAIFVATRYTAGVSEATFLGMDLGKQNLILVLIIAALYYVQSWLSLQAAPEAQRSQMKTMTYTMPLVMLFMSISLPASVALYWFVGGIFSIIQQLITTYIMKPRLRQRVEEEYKKNPPRVSTPKRRKDVTQKPKNTNQAAISQQHKKRNAGKQKKRKK, encoded by the coding sequence TTGAAAAAAAATACGAAGCGTCTTCTCTTTTCAGGGTTAGCTCTATCCATGCTAGTGCTACTCTCTGGCTGTGTCAACGTTAAAAATGGTCAGCCAACTGGAACGGTTTGGAATGTCCTTGGTGTTCCTATGGCAAATCTCATTACTTTCTTTGCCAAAAATCAAGGTTTAGGATTTGGGGTTGCTATCATCCTTGTAACCATCATTGTTCGCTTGATTATCTTGCCACTTGGACTCTATCAGTCCTATAAAGCAAGCTACCAAGCTGAAAAGATGAACTATCTCAAACCTATCTTTGAGCCAATCAACGAGCGTATCCGCAATGCCACAACACAAGAGGAAAAAATGGCTGCGCAGACAGAGCTCATGCAGGCTCAACGTGAAGCTGGCGTTAGCATGTTTGGTGGTATGGGATGTCTGCCACTGCTCATCCAAATGCCCTTCTTCTCAGCTATCTTTGTAGCGACTCGCTACACTGCAGGGGTTTCAGAGGCGACTTTCCTTGGGATGGACCTTGGTAAGCAAAACCTCATCTTGGTACTTATCATCGCTGCTCTCTACTATGTGCAATCTTGGCTGTCTCTCCAAGCTGCCCCTGAAGCGCAACGCAGTCAGATGAAGACCATGACTTATACCATGCCACTGGTCATGCTCTTTATGTCTATCAGTCTTCCAGCGAGCGTCGCTCTTTACTGGTTTGTCGGTGGTATCTTTAGTATCATCCAACAGTTGATTACAACCTACATCATGAAACCACGTTTACGTCAGCGTGTTGAGGAAGAATACAAGAAAAATCCTCCTCGTGTCTCTACACCAAAACGTCGTAAAGATGTCACACAAAAACCAAAGAACACAAATCAAGCTGCCATCTCACAACAGCACAAAAAACGCAACGCTGGTAAACAGAAAAAACGTAAAAAATAA
- the racE gene encoding glutamate racemase: MDNRPIGFLDSGVGGLTVVKEMFKQLPEEEIIFIGDQARAPYGPRPAEQIREYTWQMVNFLLTQNVKMIVIACNTATAVVWKEIKEQLSIPVLGVILPGASAAIKSTQTGKIGVIGTPMTVKSDTYRDKIQRLAPEMEVESLSCPKFAPIVESNQMTSSVAKKVVYETLAPLVGKVDTLILGCTHYPLLRPIIQNVMGQSVKLIDSGAETVHDISVLLNYFEINRNRKQKEAQHHFYTTASPKGFKEIAEQWMGRKITVEHIDL; this comes from the coding sequence ATGGATAATCGTCCAATCGGTTTTTTGGACTCTGGTGTTGGTGGCTTGACTGTCGTCAAAGAGATGTTTAAGCAACTGCCAGAAGAAGAGATTATTTTTATCGGGGATCAAGCACGTGCTCCCTATGGTCCAAGACCAGCCGAGCAAATCAGAGAATACACTTGGCAGATGGTCAATTTCTTATTAACACAAAATGTCAAGATGATTGTCATTGCCTGCAATACCGCAACGGCTGTTGTCTGGAAGGAAATCAAAGAGCAGCTGAGCATTCCTGTTTTGGGGGTTATTTTGCCCGGTGCTAGCGCAGCCATTAAGTCCACGCAGACAGGAAAAATCGGCGTCATCGGCACTCCCATGACGGTCAAATCGGATACTTATCGTGATAAAATCCAGCGCCTAGCGCCTGAGATGGAGGTGGAGAGCCTTTCTTGTCCCAAGTTTGCGCCTATCGTTGAGTCCAACCAGATGACCTCAAGTGTTGCTAAAAAGGTGGTCTATGAGACCTTGGCACCTCTAGTGGGCAAGGTTGACACGCTTATTCTAGGCTGTACGCATTATCCTTTACTAAGACCAATTATCCAAAATGTGATGGGGCAGTCAGTCAAACTCATTGATAGCGGAGCTGAGACGGTGCATGATATTTCTGTCTTGCTCAATTACTTTGAGATTAACCGCAATCGTAAGCAAAAAGAAGCACAACATCACTTTTACACAACAGCCAGTCCCAAGGGCTTTAAAGAAATTGCCGAGCAATGGATGGGAAGAAAAATTACTGTGGAGCATATCGATTTATGA
- a CDS encoding YneF family protein has protein sequence MNTALWILLVIIALFAGAVGGIFIARRQFTKEVSEYPRLTPDAIREMMSQMGQKPSEAKIQQTYRNIIRQSKAAANKGKK, from the coding sequence ATGAATACTGCACTTTGGATTTTATTGGTTATCATTGCGCTTTTTGCGGGAGCTGTTGGGGGGATTTTTATTGCTCGCCGTCAGTTCACCAAAGAAGTCAGTGAATATCCTCGCCTAACACCAGATGCTATTCGTGAGATGATGAGCCAAATGGGACAAAAACCAAGCGAAGCTAAGATTCAACAAACCTATCGCAACATTATCAGACAATCAAAAGCAGCTGCCAATAAAGGCAAAAAATAG
- a CDS encoding GNAT family N-acetyltransferase, with protein sequence MMIRNVRPDDFETICQIERANFSASEAASSQAMRERIEHLADTFLVAEIEGEIAGYVVGAVTFDKYLDDALFEPVTKNSAQGGFIAVMSLSVSKDYKKQGIGTALLAALKDVAVARQAKGITLTCHEELIGYYEMNGFCDEGQSLSTHGQATWYNMLWYC encoded by the coding sequence ATGATGATTAGAAACGTAAGACCAGATGATTTTGAGACCATCTGTCAGATCGAGAGAGCCAATTTCTCAGCCAGTGAGGCAGCAAGCTCACAGGCGATGAGAGAGCGGATAGAGCACCTAGCAGATACTTTTTTAGTTGCTGAGATAGAGGGTGAGATTGCTGGCTATGTTGTGGGCGCTGTGACTTTTGATAAGTACCTAGACGACGCTCTGTTTGAGCCAGTCACTAAAAATTCAGCACAGGGTGGTTTTATTGCTGTGATGAGTTTGTCAGTTTCAAAAGACTATAAAAAGCAAGGCATTGGAACAGCTCTGCTTGCTGCGCTAAAGGATGTGGCTGTAGCTAGACAAGCCAAAGGCATTACGCTTACTTGCCATGAGGAGCTGATTGGCTACTATGAGATGAATGGCTTTTGCGATGAAGGACAGTCACTCTCAACACACGGTCAAGCGACTTGGTACAATATGCTCTGGTACTGCTAA
- the mltG gene encoding endolytic transglycosylase MltG has translation MTAGRTEVHQVLDNLEKVFSPELEVSEVSAVEPASELPTEPQVSEIAAASSEAPLETAPSVSDEQPETDSIEVKLAQSEEFEEKISSESESLLDVTAGRTEVHQVLDNLEKVFSPELEDDTPVAFPPVVEKPTAEAEQEVSKEAPVSEVSSEVPVSESDEEELEESVGKRRKKKLVQKKRQRRESLAKKLALYIISITLVILLAVGGFGAYYISNSLKPVNSKSTDYVQVEIPAGSGTKMIGQILEKKGLIRNATIFNYYSKFKNYSNYQSGYFNLQKSMSLDEIAKALQKEGTTSPTQPVLGKVLIKEGYTIEQIAKAIEVNANSKKSSKTPYSASDFLKLMKDESFIKEMVEKYPKLLANLPSKDEAVYQLEGYLFPATYDYYKATSLKDLVDTMLQTMDTTLSNYYTTISEKGMTVNQVLTLASLVEKEGQTDEDRRTIASVFYNRLNAGQALQSNIAVLYAMGKLGETTTLSEDANIDTSIDSPYNDYTHTGLMPGPVDSPGLSAIKAVLNPESTDYYYFVADVKTGKVYYANDYETHQKNVEKYVNSQISN, from the coding sequence GTGACTGCAGGGCGTACTGAGGTTCATCAAGTGCTAGATAATTTGGAAAAAGTCTTTAGCCCAGAGCTTGAAGTGTCTGAAGTTTCTGCTGTGGAGCCTGCTAGCGAGCTACCAACAGAACCTCAAGTATCTGAGATAGCAGCAGCTAGCTCTGAAGCGCCTCTTGAGACCGCTCCTAGCGTCTCTGATGAACAGCCAGAAACTGATTCCATCGAAGTCAAGCTCGCTCAGTCTGAAGAATTTGAAGAGAAAATCTCATCTGAAAGCGAGTCGCTACTTGATGTGACTGCAGGACGTACCGAGGTACACCAGGTGCTAGATAACTTGGAGAAAGTCTTTAGCCCCGAACTCGAGGACGACACTCCTGTAGCCTTTCCGCCAGTTGTTGAGAAGCCTACAGCAGAAGCGGAGCAAGAGGTTTCAAAAGAAGCTCCTGTTTCTGAAGTTTCTAGTGAAGTACCTGTATCTGAGTCAGATGAGGAAGAGTTGGAGGAGAGTGTGGGGAAACGTAGAAAGAAAAAGTTGGTGCAAAAGAAGCGCCAGAGACGTGAAAGTCTCGCTAAAAAGTTAGCCTTGTATATCATTTCCATAACCTTGGTTATTTTATTAGCGGTTGGTGGATTTGGGGCTTACTATATCTCAAACAGCCTAAAGCCAGTTAATAGCAAGTCAACAGACTATGTTCAAGTCGAGATTCCAGCGGGCTCTGGTACCAAGATGATTGGGCAAATTTTGGAGAAAAAAGGTCTTATCCGAAATGCTACGATTTTTAACTATTATTCTAAGTTTAAAAATTATAGCAATTACCAAAGTGGCTACTTTAACTTGCAAAAGAGTATGTCGCTAGATGAGATTGCCAAAGCGCTCCAAAAAGAAGGAACAACAAGCCCAACCCAGCCTGTACTTGGTAAAGTCCTTATCAAAGAAGGTTACACTATCGAGCAGATTGCAAAAGCTATCGAGGTCAATGCCAACAGCAAAAAATCAAGTAAGACCCCATATAGCGCTAGTGATTTCTTGAAGTTGATGAAAGACGAGTCCTTTATCAAGGAGATGGTTGAGAAATATCCGAAGCTTTTGGCTAATTTACCGTCAAAAGACGAAGCGGTTTACCAGCTTGAGGGCTATCTTTTCCCAGCAACCTATGACTACTATAAGGCGACGAGCCTTAAGGACTTGGTCGATACCATGCTTCAGACCATGGACACGACGCTTTCAAACTATTACACGACCATTTCAGAAAAGGGCATGACGGTCAATCAAGTCTTGACGCTTGCTTCTCTTGTTGAGAAGGAAGGGCAGACGGATGAGGATAGAAGAACTATTGCTAGCGTCTTTTATAACCGTCTAAATGCTGGACAAGCGCTTCAAAGTAACATTGCTGTTTTGTATGCGATGGGTAAACTTGGTGAGACCACTACACTTTCTGAAGACGCTAATATTGACACAAGTATTGATTCGCCTTATAATGATTATACTCATACAGGACTCATGCCAGGACCTGTAGACAGTCCAGGGCTTTCAGCTATCAAGGCAGTGCTCAATCCTGAAAGTACTGATTATTACTACTTTGTAGCGGATGTCAAGACTGGTAAGGTTTATTATGCAAATGACTATGAAACCCATCAGAAAAATGTTGAAAAATATGTCAACAGTCAAATTTCAAATTAG
- the greA gene encoding transcription elongation factor GreA yields MAEKTYPMTQAEKEQLEQELEELKLVRRPEVVERIKIARSYGDLSENSEYDAAKDEQAFVEGQISTLETKIRYAEIIDSDAVAKDEVAIGKTVVVQEVGTTDKDTYVIVGAAGADIFSGKISNESPIAQALIGKKTGDQAVIESPAGDYTVEIISVEKTN; encoded by the coding sequence ATGGCAGAAAAAACATATCCTATGACACAGGCTGAAAAAGAACAGCTTGAACAAGAATTAGAAGAGTTAAAATTAGTGCGTCGTCCAGAGGTCGTTGAGCGTATCAAGATTGCACGTTCTTACGGTGACCTTTCTGAAAACAGCGAGTACGATGCCGCAAAAGATGAGCAAGCCTTTGTTGAAGGACAAATCTCAACTCTTGAAACCAAAATCCGCTACGCAGAAATCATTGATAGCGATGCCGTTGCCAAAGACGAAGTGGCTATCGGAAAAACAGTTGTTGTCCAAGAAGTGGGAACAACGGACAAGGATACTTACGTTATCGTAGGTGCAGCGGGTGCTGATATCTTCTCAGGGAAGATTTCAAACGAAAGCCCAATCGCACAAGCCCTTATCGGTAAAAAGACTGGTGACCAAGCAGTCATCGAGTCACCTGCTGGTGATTACACCGTTGAGATTATCAGCGTTGAAAAAACAAACTAA